A single genomic interval of Flavobacterium sp. N2820 harbors:
- a CDS encoding SDR family oxidoreductase: MSKVVLITGGSSGIGKSIGAYLHQKGFVVYGTSRNPEKITNSIFPLVALDVRDKQSIVNCVAEVIHKSGRLDIVINNAGVGITGPIEEIPTEEIRNNFETNLFGPIEVMKAVLPQMREQKSGLIINITSIAGYMGLPYRGIYSASKGALELITEALRMEVKSFGIQITNVAPGDFATNIAAGRYHAPVVKGSAYEVPYGNTLKEMDSHVDSGSNPNEMAEAIFAIIQTDKPKVHYKVGAFMQKFSIVLKRILPDTVYEKMLMNHYKL; encoded by the coding sequence ATGAGTAAAGTAGTATTAATTACAGGTGGTTCATCAGGAATTGGAAAATCAATTGGCGCGTATTTACATCAAAAAGGTTTTGTAGTGTATGGCACAAGCCGAAATCCTGAAAAAATTACGAATTCAATATTTCCATTAGTAGCTTTGGATGTTCGCGATAAACAAAGTATTGTGAATTGCGTGGCTGAAGTTATTCATAAATCTGGACGACTAGATATTGTTATTAATAATGCTGGAGTAGGAATTACAGGTCCAATTGAAGAAATCCCAACCGAAGAAATCCGAAATAATTTTGAAACGAATTTATTTGGACCAATTGAAGTGATGAAAGCAGTTTTACCCCAAATGCGAGAACAAAAATCGGGTTTAATCATTAATATTACCTCGATTGCAGGTTATATGGGATTGCCTTATCGTGGGATTTATTCGGCTTCAAAAGGCGCTTTAGAATTAATTACCGAAGCCTTACGAATGGAAGTAAAATCGTTCGGAATCCAAATTACCAATGTAGCTCCAGGTGATTTCGCTACTAATATTGCAGCAGGACGTTATCATGCACCAGTGGTGAAAGGTTCGGCTTATGAAGTCCCTTACGGAAATACCTTAAAAGAAATGGATTCACACGTTGACAGCGGTAGTAATCCAAACGAAATGGCAGAAGCAATTTTCGCTATCATTCAAACTGATAAACCAAAAGTACATTATAAAGTCGGAGCCTTTATGCAAAAGTTTTCTATTGTTTTAAAACGCATATTGCCTGATACAGTTTATGAAAAAATGTTAATGAATCACTATAAGTTGTAG
- a CDS encoding ABC-F family ATP-binding cassette domain-containing protein, which produces MLTVSNLSVQFGKRILFDEVNTTFTQGNCYGIIGANGAGKSTFMKIIAGEMDPTSGRVILEPGKRMSVLNQNHNLFDEHTVLETVLMGNKVLHAIKTEMDALYADYTDENANRIGELQLQFDEMNGWNAESDAATMLSNLEIGAEHHYTLMSDLDGKLKVRVLLAQALFGNPDVLIMDEPTNDLDFETIGWLENFLANYENTVLVVSHDRHFLDAVCTHVSDIDFGKITHYSGNYTFWYESSQLAARQKAQQNKKAEEKKAELEEFIRRFSANVAKSKQATSRKKMIEKLNLDEIKPSSRRYPAIIFDVEREAGDQILNVQNLAASIEGETLFKNVDLNMAKGDKIVVFSKDSRATTAFYEILNNKMTADAGTFDWGITTTQSYLPVDNHEYFDGVDLNLVDWLRQWVKTEEERDEVYVRGFLGKMIFSGEEALKKCNVLSGGEKVRCMLSRMMMIRANVLMLDEPTNHLDLESITAFNNSLNNFKGSVLFTTHDHEFAQTVGNRILELTPNGAIDRYMTFDEYLEDDKIKELRQKMYS; this is translated from the coding sequence ATGTTAACAGTTTCAAATTTATCGGTTCAATTTGGGAAACGAATTTTATTCGATGAAGTAAATACAACGTTCACACAAGGTAACTGCTACGGAATCATTGGAGCCAATGGTGCTGGGAAATCAACCTTTATGAAAATCATTGCAGGTGAAATGGATCCAACCTCTGGAAGAGTTATTCTTGAACCTGGAAAACGGATGTCGGTTTTAAACCAAAATCACAACTTATTTGACGAACACACTGTTTTAGAAACAGTTTTGATGGGAAATAAAGTATTGCATGCTATTAAAACAGAAATGGATGCTTTGTATGCCGATTATACCGACGAAAATGCCAACAGAATTGGCGAATTGCAATTGCAGTTTGACGAAATGAACGGCTGGAATGCAGAAAGCGATGCAGCTACTATGTTGTCTAACTTAGAAATTGGCGCTGAACATCACTATACTTTAATGAGCGATTTGGATGGAAAACTAAAAGTTCGTGTGTTATTAGCACAAGCTTTATTTGGAAATCCAGATGTATTGATTATGGATGAGCCTACCAACGACTTGGATTTTGAAACCATTGGTTGGTTAGAGAATTTCCTAGCAAATTATGAAAATACAGTTTTAGTGGTTTCGCATGACCGTCACTTTTTAGATGCGGTTTGTACACACGTTTCGGATATTGATTTTGGAAAAATTACACATTATTCTGGAAATTATACGTTTTGGTACGAGTCTTCGCAATTAGCAGCGCGTCAAAAAGCACAACAAAACAAGAAAGCCGAAGAGAAAAAAGCTGAATTAGAAGAATTTATCCGTCGTTTTAGTGCGAATGTGGCAAAATCAAAACAAGCAACTTCTCGTAAAAAAATGATTGAAAAATTAAATTTAGACGAGATTAAACCTTCAAGTAGAAGATATCCAGCAATCATTTTCGATGTAGAAAGAGAAGCGGGAGATCAAATTTTAAACGTGCAAAATTTAGCAGCTTCAATTGAAGGAGAAACTTTGTTTAAAAATGTAGATTTAAACATGGCTAAAGGAGATAAAATTGTGGTTTTTTCTAAAGATTCGAGAGCAACAACTGCTTTTTACGAAATCTTAAACAATAAAATGACAGCTGATGCAGGAACATTTGATTGGGGAATTACCACTACACAATCGTATTTACCAGTTGATAATCATGAATATTTTGATGGAGTAGATTTAAACTTGGTAGATTGGTTACGTCAATGGGTAAAAACAGAAGAAGAACGTGATGAAGTATACGTTCGTGGATTCTTAGGGAAAATGATTTTCTCAGGAGAAGAAGCATTGAAAAAATGTAACGTTTTATCAGGAGGAGAAAAAGTGCGTTGTATGTTGTCGCGTATGATGATGATTAGAGCAAACGTTTTAATGCTAGACGAACCAACGAATCACTTGGACTTAGAATCGATTACAGCTTTTAATAATTCCTTAAATAATTTCAAAGGTTCAGTATTGTTTACTACGCATGACCACGAATTTGCGCAAACCGTAGGAAACAGAATCTTAGAATTAACACCAAATGGCGCCATCGACAGATACATGACATTTGATGAATATTTAGAAGATGACAAAATCAAAGAATTAAGACAAAAAATGTATTCTTAA
- a CDS encoding enolase C-terminal domain-like protein — MQITWQIVRLQLKETFSISYGNYTFREALIISLSKNGKIGYGECTAIDYYGINLADFIRKLAQIQAQIQKQSINHPIEFYAFLESLQLHSFLRSALDCAYWDLFGKLENKSFLELNLIEVKKLPESSITISVAPIEEQLQKIEKSDWNKFKVKWNHFDEKALDLLLKCEKEIALDANGSFSISECQQLEENPLSAQFTYIEQPMKTGISNYSHLNAFKFANWMADEDCQEQTHLSDLKSHYKTINIKLVKTGGLTPALELIKDARANDFKIMIGCMTESTVGISAGAVLVPLVDYVDLDGANLIANDIAFGSTIEKGKVLLSDKVGLGISLK, encoded by the coding sequence ATGCAAATTACCTGGCAAATTGTTCGCTTACAACTAAAAGAAACGTTTTCAATTAGTTATGGAAATTATACATTTAGAGAAGCCTTAATTATTTCGCTTTCCAAAAATGGTAAAATAGGTTATGGCGAATGCACTGCGATTGATTACTACGGAATTAATCTTGCGGATTTCATTCGGAAATTAGCCCAAATCCAAGCCCAAATCCAAAAACAATCCATAAATCATCCTATCGAATTTTATGCTTTTTTAGAAAGTTTACAATTGCATTCTTTTTTGCGTTCGGCTTTAGATTGTGCGTATTGGGATTTATTCGGAAAGTTAGAAAACAAGAGTTTCTTAGAATTGAATTTGATTGAAGTAAAAAAATTACCAGAATCTTCTATCACCATAAGTGTTGCACCAATTGAAGAACAATTGCAAAAAATTGAAAAGTCAGATTGGAATAAATTCAAAGTTAAATGGAATCATTTTGATGAAAAAGCATTGGATTTATTACTAAAATGTGAAAAAGAAATCGCTTTAGATGCTAACGGAAGTTTTTCTATTTCCGAATGTCAACAATTAGAAGAAAATCCGTTGTCAGCCCAATTTACTTATATTGAGCAACCCATGAAAACCGGAATTTCAAATTACAGTCATTTGAATGCTTTCAAATTTGCGAATTGGATGGCCGATGAAGATTGCCAAGAACAAACCCATCTTTCCGATTTAAAATCGCATTATAAAACCATCAACATCAAATTGGTTAAAACAGGCGGATTAACTCCCGCTTTAGAACTAATCAAAGATGCACGAGCAAACGATTTCAAAATCATGATAGGTTGCATGACCGAATCTACTGTAGGAATTTCAGCTGGAGCCGTTTTGGTTCCTTTAGTGGATTATGTGGACTTAGATGGCGCAAACTTAATTGCTAACGACATTGCTTTTGGAAGTACCATCGAAAAAGGAAAAGTATTGCTTTCAGATAAAGTTGGGTTAGGAATTTCCTTGAAATAA
- a CDS encoding aspartate carbamoyltransferase catalytic subunit yields MKELSVNHLIGIKHITKQDIDLIFETADHFKEVINRPIKKVPSLRDVTIANIFFENSTRTKLSFELAQKRLSADVISFSAAQSSVKKGETLIDTVNNILSMKVDMVVMRHSSPGAAHFLSQNINASVVNAGDGAHEHPTQALLDSFTIREKLGDVGGKKIVIVGDILHSRVALSNIFALQMQGAEVKVCGPKTLIPKYIESLGVTVEPNLRKALEWCDVANMLRVQNERLDVSYFPTTREYTQQYGVTKELLDSLNKEIVIMHPGPINRGVEITSDVADSQQSVILNQVENGVAVRMAVIYLLASKIKN; encoded by the coding sequence ATGAAAGAATTATCAGTAAATCATTTAATCGGAATAAAACATATTACCAAACAAGATATCGATTTAATCTTCGAAACGGCAGACCATTTCAAAGAAGTAATCAATCGTCCCATCAAAAAAGTACCCTCATTACGTGATGTAACTATTGCCAATATTTTCTTTGAAAACAGCACAAGAACCAAGCTATCCTTCGAGTTAGCACAAAAACGTTTGTCGGCGGATGTCATTAGTTTTTCGGCAGCTCAATCTTCGGTTAAAAAAGGAGAAACTTTGATAGATACTGTGAATAATATTTTATCCATGAAAGTAGATATGGTGGTGATGCGTCACAGTAGCCCTGGAGCGGCTCACTTTTTATCACAAAACATTAATGCAAGTGTGGTAAATGCTGGAGATGGAGCACACGAGCACCCAACACAAGCGCTATTAGATAGTTTTACGATTAGAGAAAAATTAGGCGATGTAGGCGGAAAGAAAATCGTAATTGTGGGTGATATTTTACATTCAAGAGTAGCCTTGTCCAATATCTTCGCTTTACAAATGCAAGGTGCAGAAGTGAAAGTTTGCGGACCAAAGACGTTGATTCCTAAATACATTGAATCACTTGGAGTAACGGTTGAACCAAATTTACGTAAAGCTTTAGAATGGTGTGATGTAGCTAATATGTTACGCGTTCAGAACGAACGTTTAGATGTGAGTTATTTCCCAACCACAAGAGAATATACCCAACAATACGGAGTAACAAAAGAATTATTAGATTCACTAAATAAAGAAATCGTAATCATGCACCCAGGACCAATCAACAGAGGAGTTGAAATTACTTCAGATGTAGCCGATTCACAGCAATCCGTGATTTTGAATCAGGTGGAAAATGGAGTAGCGGTTCGTATGGCAGTAATTTATTTATTGGCGAGTAAGATTAAGAATTAA
- a CDS encoding glutaminyl-peptide cyclotransferase, whose amino-acid sequence MLKVKLFAFIVLGVISTSCKDDENALKNLFSLENSTIKPILKLEESIDLVLQNKENKTIDSVIYYINEVKIGSVKGNEKLLFALKNQKLGNQTIKALVYFEGQNIDLVSGFSIYASTEPKILNYKIVNTYPHDINAYTQGFEFYNGVLLEGTGQYRESTLRKTDYKTGKVIEQIKLEDKYFGEGITVLKDKIYQLTWQEKTGFVYDAKTFKLEKTFSFETEGWGITNDGEKLYMSDGTEKIYILNPESLKVEDFINVYTSGSKIDSINEMEWINGKIWANIYQKDVIAIINPKTGTVEHVINCSELKSKVTQHPEIDAFNGIAYNPTTKTYFVTGKNWDKTFELTIE is encoded by the coding sequence ATGTTAAAAGTTAAGCTATTCGCTTTCATTGTATTAGGTGTTATTTCAACTTCATGTAAAGATGATGAAAATGCATTAAAAAATTTATTTTCGTTAGAAAATTCTACCATAAAACCGATTCTTAAGTTAGAAGAAAGCATCGATTTGGTACTCCAAAACAAAGAAAACAAAACAATAGATTCTGTTATTTACTACATTAACGAAGTTAAAATTGGTTCCGTAAAAGGAAATGAAAAACTTCTTTTTGCGTTGAAAAATCAAAAATTAGGGAATCAAACGATTAAAGCATTGGTATATTTTGAAGGACAAAACATTGATTTAGTTTCTGGATTCTCCATTTATGCAAGTACAGAACCAAAGATTTTGAATTATAAAATTGTGAATACTTATCCACACGATATCAATGCCTACACACAAGGGTTTGAGTTCTACAATGGGGTTTTATTAGAAGGAACAGGACAATATCGAGAATCTACTTTAAGAAAAACGGATTATAAAACTGGAAAAGTTATTGAACAAATTAAATTAGAGGACAAGTATTTTGGCGAAGGAATTACCGTTTTGAAAGACAAAATTTACCAATTGACTTGGCAAGAAAAAACAGGTTTTGTATATGATGCGAAAACCTTCAAATTAGAAAAAACTTTTTCGTTTGAAACCGAAGGTTGGGGAATTACCAATGATGGTGAAAAATTATATATGAGTGATGGAACTGAAAAAATCTACATTTTAAATCCAGAGTCATTAAAAGTAGAAGATTTTATCAATGTATATACGAGTGGTTCAAAAATTGATTCGATCAATGAAATGGAATGGATTAATGGGAAAATTTGGGCAAACATTTACCAAAAAGATGTCATAGCAATCATAAACCCAAAAACAGGAACCGTAGAACATGTGATTAATTGTTCTGAATTGAAAAGTAAAGTGACACAACATCCTGAAATTGATGCTTTTAATGGAATTGCATACAACCCAACAACCAAAACCTATTTTGTAACAGGTAAAAATTGGGATAAAACATTTGAATTGACGATTGAGTAG
- a CDS encoding carboxypeptidase-like regulatory domain-containing protein, translating to MSRKVNISIPKPCHENWEAMTPEDKGRFCSVCTKTVFDFTKASDKEIIEQLNKDATTCGRLYNNQLNRNLIVSKQKSSYWLIATATIIGFLGLGNEVAYSQVKQDTIQTEQKEDLILGKVLIPQKRIIKGVVSDDLGPVPGANVVVKNSGKSTTTDYDGNYSIEAEIGDEIVFSFASSVEKVIITDKQSNYNVVLKVVEIGQTVIITGGIKRRTFLGRQFQKIRNWFR from the coding sequence TTGAGTAGAAAAGTTAATATATCGATTCCTAAGCCTTGCCATGAAAATTGGGAAGCAATGACTCCTGAAGACAAAGGAAGATTTTGCAGCGTTTGTACGAAAACTGTTTTTGATTTTACTAAAGCATCTGACAAGGAAATAATTGAGCAATTAAATAAAGATGCAACTACTTGTGGTAGACTTTATAACAATCAATTAAATCGAAATTTAATTGTTTCAAAACAAAAATCGAGCTATTGGTTAATTGCAACAGCAACAATAATTGGGTTTTTAGGATTAGGAAATGAGGTTGCCTATTCCCAAGTCAAACAAGACACTATTCAAACTGAACAAAAAGAAGATTTAATTTTAGGAAAAGTTCTTATTCCACAAAAACGAATTATAAAAGGTGTTGTTTCAGATGATTTAGGACCTGTTCCAGGAGCAAATGTTGTAGTAAAAAATTCTGGAAAAAGCACCACAACTGATTATGATGGAAACTATAGTATAGAAGCTGAAATTGGTGATGAAATAGTATTTTCTTTTGCTAGTTCAGTTGAAAAAGTAATTATAACTGACAAACAATCTAATTATAATGTTGTTTTAAAAGTTGTTGAAATTGGACAAACGGTAATTATTACAGGAGGAATCAAAAGAAGAACCTTTTTAGGAAGACAATTTCAAAAAATAAGAAATTGGTTTCGATAA
- the pyrR gene encoding bifunctional pyr operon transcriptional regulator/uracil phosphoribosyltransferase PyrR, translated as MSQKVLLTSKEVHIILHRLACQLIENHLDFSNTILIGLQPRGKFLAERIKQILETEYQVSNIQLGFLDITFFRDDFRRGEKPLEANKTQIDFLVEDKKVVFIDDVLYTGRSINAALTAIQSFGRPSEVELLTLIDRRFSRHLPIQPDYRGRQVDAINNEKVLVKWLENDGEDAVYLITK; from the coding sequence ATGAGTCAAAAAGTTTTGCTCACTTCAAAAGAAGTACACATCATCTTGCATCGATTAGCTTGTCAACTAATTGAAAATCATTTAGATTTCTCAAATACGATCTTAATCGGTTTACAACCTCGAGGTAAATTTTTAGCCGAAAGAATCAAACAAATTTTAGAAACAGAATACCAGGTTTCCAATATTCAATTGGGATTTTTAGACATTACGTTCTTTCGGGATGATTTTAGAAGAGGCGAAAAACCATTAGAAGCCAATAAAACTCAAATTGATTTTTTAGTAGAAGATAAAAAAGTAGTTTTTATTGATGATGTTTTATATACTGGAAGAAGTATCAATGCTGCTTTAACCGCTATTCAATCTTTTGGAAGACCATCAGAAGTAGAATTACTGACTCTAATTGATAGAAGATTTAGTCGTCATTTACCCATTCAACCCGATTATAGAGGAAGGCAAGTAGATGCTATAAATAATGAAAAAGTATTAGTAAAATGGCTTGAAAACGATGGAGAAGATGCCGTTTACCTAATCACAAAATAA
- a CDS encoding TlpA family protein disulfide reductase, protein MINKYIKYFLPLSIVLFTTLTSCKKVFEEDNYIAYFGGEILNPQDKFVLFMKDNEVIDTIYLDKNNRFMHKFDSLAPGLYTFKHHPEYQYVYFDKNDSLMVRVNSFDFDNSIVFCGRGDEKNNFLMELYLKNEADKSLMFDVFDRDVKRFTKNIDSSFAIRKSFYLKKKAEIGWDENFDLIAKASLDFHHITKKEIYPYAHQFRTGENIRTNLPKDYYNHRNEVDFNNAVLTNYSPYIKFVSVMLNNVALQNNNEDLNENSLENNIIKLNITDTLIKNEKVKNVVLNNVAMMYLLEDQNMYNNQKFIERYLELSTDTEQEKEISEIYNSVQNLKVGNKLPKIELIDSNNQVFDLQNAIKKPTVLFFWTTPAESHIAASHKKVMDLKGKYANYDFIAININDTDSKWKNALKTHNLNAIKELHAVDFEAIREKWVITKVHRVIILNADGTIKNGFANFFDVNFEQNLK, encoded by the coding sequence ATGATTAACAAGTACATAAAATATTTTCTACCCCTTTCTATCGTCCTGTTTACCACTTTAACCTCTTGTAAAAAGGTATTTGAAGAAGACAACTATATTGCTTATTTTGGCGGGGAAATATTAAACCCACAAGATAAGTTTGTGCTTTTCATGAAAGATAATGAAGTAATTGATACGATTTATTTAGACAAAAATAATCGATTCATGCACAAGTTTGATTCTTTAGCTCCAGGATTATATACTTTTAAACACCATCCTGAGTATCAGTATGTTTATTTTGACAAAAACGACAGTTTAATGGTTCGTGTTAATTCATTTGACTTTGATAATTCTATAGTTTTTTGTGGAAGAGGCGATGAAAAGAATAATTTTTTAATGGAATTATATCTTAAAAATGAAGCCGATAAATCACTAATGTTTGATGTTTTTGATAGAGATGTAAAGCGATTTACAAAAAACATAGATTCAAGTTTTGCCATAAGAAAATCATTTTATCTGAAGAAAAAAGCAGAAATTGGTTGGGATGAAAATTTTGATCTAATAGCCAAAGCGAGTTTAGATTTTCATCATATTACCAAAAAAGAAATTTATCCCTACGCACACCAATTTAGAACAGGTGAAAATATTAGAACCAATCTACCTAAAGATTACTACAATCATAGGAATGAAGTTGATTTTAATAATGCTGTTTTAACAAATTATTCACCATACATAAAGTTTGTAAGTGTGATGCTTAATAATGTTGCGCTTCAAAATAATAATGAAGATTTAAATGAAAATTCATTAGAAAATAACATTATAAAGTTAAACATTACTGATACTTTAATCAAAAATGAAAAGGTAAAAAATGTAGTTTTAAATAATGTTGCGATGATGTACTTGTTAGAAGATCAAAACATGTACAACAACCAAAAATTTATTGAACGTTACTTAGAACTTTCAACTGACACTGAACAAGAAAAAGAAATATCTGAAATTTATAATTCGGTACAAAACTTAAAGGTAGGCAACAAATTACCAAAAATTGAATTAATTGACAGCAATAATCAGGTTTTTGATTTGCAAAATGCCATAAAAAAACCAACCGTTTTATTCTTTTGGACTACTCCTGCTGAATCACACATTGCTGCATCGCACAAAAAAGTGATGGATTTAAAAGGGAAATATGCAAACTATGATTTTATTGCAATTAACATTAATGATACAGATTCTAAATGGAAAAATGCACTAAAAACACACAATTTGAATGCAATTAAAGAATTACATGCTGTTGACTTCGAAGCTATTAGAGAAAAATGGGTAATTACTAAAGTACACCGAGTAATCATTTTAAATGCCGATGGAACTATTAAAAATGGTTTTGCAAATTTCTTTGATGTCAACTTTGAACAAAACTTAAAATAA
- a CDS encoding Brp/Blh family beta-carotene 15,15'-dioxygenase: MKMYKVQKITVIASFLGLWLTSYLSDKNQLVLGFILIFTFGILHGANDLVLISQLENRKKQSFFKILISYIAIVLISALLFTKIPIVALTLFILVSAYHFGEQHWQDIEKNGNKIITKIFQFNYGLIILLLLFIFNKKEVIEIVFKITTVSIAEKTISIAFFIVLLLFLINTYILYKKSETFKNIIIEQLFYLVLLCLIFKVSSLIWGFTIYFIFWHSIPSLNDQIRFLYGKYSFTNFKKYFKSAFLYWIISLVGISILYFISKDLIIFDALFFSFLASITFPHAIVILKMYKK; encoded by the coding sequence ATGAAAATGTACAAAGTCCAGAAAATAACAGTCATAGCAAGCTTTTTAGGGCTTTGGCTAACTTCTTATTTATCAGATAAGAATCAGTTGGTTTTGGGATTTATCTTGATTTTTACCTTTGGAATTTTACATGGAGCAAACGATTTAGTATTGATTAGTCAACTTGAAAATAGAAAAAAGCAAAGCTTTTTTAAAATATTAATTAGTTACATTGCAATAGTATTAATTTCTGCACTGCTTTTTACAAAAATTCCGATTGTAGCTTTAACCTTATTTATATTAGTTAGTGCTTATCACTTTGGGGAACAACATTGGCAAGACATAGAAAAAAACGGGAATAAAATAATTACCAAAATATTTCAATTTAATTATGGTTTAATCATCTTATTGTTATTGTTCATCTTCAACAAAAAAGAAGTTATAGAAATTGTTTTTAAGATTACAACAGTTTCAATTGCTGAAAAAACAATAAGTATTGCGTTTTTTATAGTATTACTATTGTTTTTAATTAACACCTATATATTGTATAAGAAATCAGAAACTTTTAAAAACATTATAATTGAACAACTTTTTTACTTGGTGTTGCTCTGCTTAATATTTAAAGTTTCTAGTTTAATATGGGGATTTACAATATACTTTATATTTTGGCACAGCATACCTTCTCTAAATGATCAAATCCGCTTTTTATATGGTAAATATTCGTTTACAAATTTTAAGAAATACTTTAAATCTGCTTTTTTGTATTGGATAATTTCTTTAGTGGGAATAAGTATACTCTATTTCATCTCTAAAGACCTGATTATTTTTGATGCTTTGTTCTTTTCATTTTTAGCATCAATTACATTTCCACACGCAATTGTAATTTTAAAGATGTATAAAAAATAA
- the fsa gene encoding fructose-6-phosphate aldolase: protein MKFFIDTANLEQIKEAQELGILDGVTTNPSLMAKEGITGKNNILKHYVDICNIVDGDVSAEVNAMDLEGMIREGEELADLHEQIVVKLPMTKEGVKACKYFSDKGIKTNVTLIFSAGQALLAAKAGATYCSPFLGRLDDVSTDGLNLIDEIRQIYDNYGFETQILAASVRHTMHVINCAKIGADVMTGPLSSITGLLKHPLTDIGIAQFIADYEKGNK, encoded by the coding sequence ATGAAATTTTTTATTGACACAGCTAATTTAGAGCAAATTAAAGAAGCACAAGAATTAGGAATTTTAGATGGCGTTACTACAAACCCATCGTTAATGGCTAAAGAAGGCATTACAGGAAAAAACAATATTCTAAAACATTATGTAGACATTTGTAACATTGTAGACGGTGATGTAAGTGCAGAAGTGAATGCAATGGATTTAGAAGGTATGATTAGAGAAGGTGAGGAGTTAGCTGACTTACACGAACAAATCGTAGTGAAATTACCGATGACTAAAGAAGGTGTAAAAGCATGTAAATATTTCTCTGATAAAGGAATTAAAACGAATGTAACGTTGATTTTCTCTGCTGGACAAGCTTTATTAGCAGCAAAAGCGGGAGCAACGTATTGTTCGCCTTTCCTAGGAAGATTAGATGATGTTTCTACAGATGGTTTAAATTTAATTGATGAGATTCGTCAAATTTATGACAACTACGGATTTGAAACTCAAATTTTAGCGGCATCTGTGCGTCATACTATGCACGTGATTAACTGTGCTAAAATTGGTGCTGATGTTATGACGGGACCATTATCATCAATTACTGGATTATTAAAACATCCTTTAACTGATATTGGAATTGCTCAATTTATTGCAGATTACGAAAAAGGAAATAAATAA
- a CDS encoding bacteriorhodopsin-like: protein MSNFMFISASVAKMLPNDYVGFTFFIGSMAMMAASAFFFLSLNQFDKKWRTSVLVSGLITFIAAVHYFYMRDYWNAFQESPTFFRYVDWVLTVPLMCLEFYLILKVAGAKQSLLWKMIFLSIVMLVTGYFGETIFSDQAALWGFISGVAYFWIVYEIWLGEASKLAAAAGGNVLASHKILCWFVLVGWAIYPLGYMLGTDGWYTSFLGKGSVDVAYNIADAINKIGFGLVVYNLAVKSTSNEKA, encoded by the coding sequence ATGTCAAATTTTATGTTTATTTCTGCAAGTGTAGCTAAAATGCTACCAAACGATTACGTTGGTTTTACATTTTTTATTGGAAGCATGGCTATGATGGCTGCTTCAGCATTTTTCTTTTTATCATTAAATCAATTTGATAAAAAGTGGCGGACATCAGTATTAGTATCAGGATTAATTACTTTTATTGCAGCTGTGCATTATTTTTACATGCGTGATTATTGGAATGCTTTTCAAGAATCACCAACATTTTTTAGATATGTTGACTGGGTATTAACTGTGCCGTTAATGTGTTTAGAGTTTTATTTGATTTTAAAAGTAGCAGGTGCAAAACAAAGCTTATTGTGGAAAATGATTTTCTTATCGATAGTTATGTTAGTTACAGGTTATTTTGGAGAAACAATTTTTAGTGATCAAGCAGCTTTATGGGGATTCATTTCTGGTGTTGCATATTTCTGGATTGTTTATGAGATTTGGTTAGGTGAAGCATCAAAATTAGCTGCTGCTGCTGGTGGAAATGTATTAGCTTCTCACAAAATTTTATGTTGGTTCGTATTAGTTGGTTGGGCTATTTATCCATTAGGTTACATGTTAGGAACTGATGGATGGTACACTAGTTTCCTAGGTAAAGGAAGTGTAGATGTAGCGTATAACATTGCTGATGCGATTAACAAAATCGGTTTTGGGTTGGTTGTTTACAATTTAGCTGTAAAATCAACTTCAAACGAAAAGGCTTAG